Proteins encoded together in one Streptomyces rubradiris window:
- a CDS encoding histidine phosphatase family protein, with amino-acid sequence MSPAHPVPADDTGTSLAPPCALGALWVVRHGQSTANRAFALAERSGTTALPVSGRDRDVPLSPLGLAQAHALGDWLAGRPPATGPDLVVCSPFTRARQTWQAMADRARRGGAAPLPVLVDERLRDREMGVFELHPPAALRARAPEEADRRARLGEWWYRPPGGEALTDVAVRVGQFVSDLQRAAPSRRVLVVAHDAVVIGLHHVLAGIGAPAPDRLPPVPNASVSSWRGDGQRLHPESWGDTAHLTDLGSPDGDAPA; translated from the coding sequence ATGTCCCCGGCGCATCCCGTCCCGGCCGACGACACCGGCACCAGCCTGGCGCCGCCATGTGCCCTGGGCGCGCTGTGGGTCGTACGGCACGGGCAGAGCACGGCCAACCGGGCCTTCGCCCTGGCGGAACGGTCCGGGACCACCGCGTTGCCGGTGTCCGGACGCGACCGCGATGTCCCGCTGTCCCCGCTGGGCCTCGCGCAGGCCCACGCCCTGGGCGACTGGCTGGCCGGCCGACCGCCCGCCACCGGGCCGGACTTGGTGGTCTGCTCGCCCTTCACCAGGGCACGGCAGACCTGGCAGGCGATGGCGGACCGTGCTCGGCGGGGCGGAGCGGCGCCGCTGCCGGTGCTGGTCGACGAGCGGTTGCGGGACCGGGAGATGGGCGTCTTCGAGCTGCATCCCCCCGCAGCGCTGCGGGCCCGCGCGCCCGAGGAGGCCGACCGCCGTGCACGTCTCGGCGAGTGGTGGTACCGGCCGCCCGGCGGCGAGGCGCTGACCGATGTGGCCGTGCGCGTGGGCCAGTTCGTCAGCGACCTGCAACGGGCCGCGCCCTCGCGGCGGGTCCTCGTCGTGGCGCACGACGCCGTGGTCATCGGCCTGCACCACGTCCTCGCGGGCATCGGCGCACCCGCGCCGGACCGGCTCCCTCCCGTCCCGAACGCCTCGGTGTCGTCCTGGCGCGGCGACGGACAGCGCCTGCACCCCGAGTCCTGGGGCGACACCGCCCACCTGACCGACCTCGGCTCCCCGGACGGCGACGCCCCGGCGTGA
- a CDS encoding lasso RiPP family leader peptide-containing protein — protein MDNPEVTVEEYESPMMVELGEFAELTNGIGSQTWDTIWLWD, from the coding sequence ATGGACAACCCGGAAGTGACGGTTGAGGAGTACGAGTCCCCGATGATGGTCGAACTCGGCGAGTTCGCCGAGCTGACGAACGGCATCGGTTCCCAGACCTGGGACACCATCTGGCTGTGGGACTGA
- a CDS encoding asparagine synthase-related protein, translating to MPDTHEPGGEGEFVVLPDRDGVRAPTAPDAEVLATHPSGRPLIVGVLHGDRLLVSRTPAGTVAVLGFCPVDRRLLESRLAGSRTPADLQRAASGLPGSHHVVVSSGGTVRAWGTLAHTRRLFHGAGPLASNRADLLAVGATALDETALALRLLLPGVPHPLSETTVWRGVRALPGDHFLELTPDGRARTGRRWSPPRPELTRAQAAVLLREALSTAVHARVGTGAVVSCDLSGGLDSTPVAYLAWQRATRLVALTLTGLTSEDDDTAAAVRAAGHMPGADHRLIGADGLPHALEGLFDTRARHDEPFQGLQGARFLELARLARSAGSRLHLTGHGGDEVLTAPPSYVHTLIRQHPLSALDHLYGQRGLRRWSVRQTWQMVSDRRPYGAWLAHSARHLRSPMPGQWRVPPPLWHQTLRLPPWITARAAQAVADALTDAARHARPLAETRTQHLALENIRTSGRIARLVDQLTGEAGVRTATPYLDDRVVEICLATRPEERSSPWEFKPLLREALAGTVPRGMLQRSTKNDMAEDVHTGLRGQRRRLAALCDDSRLARLGLIDAGELRQACLAPQRPGPLPAALILTLNCESWLRGRVPPTPRGAVTGGMDP from the coding sequence GTGCCGGACACGCACGAGCCGGGCGGTGAGGGCGAGTTCGTCGTGCTTCCCGACCGCGACGGCGTCCGCGCCCCCACCGCTCCGGACGCCGAGGTCCTGGCCACTCATCCGTCGGGACGGCCGCTGATCGTCGGCGTACTCCACGGCGACCGGCTCCTGGTGAGCCGTACCCCCGCGGGAACCGTCGCGGTGCTGGGCTTCTGCCCGGTGGACCGGCGCCTGCTGGAGAGCCGCCTGGCCGGCTCACGGACCCCGGCGGACCTGCAGCGGGCCGCGTCGGGGCTGCCCGGCAGCCATCATGTCGTCGTCTCGTCCGGCGGAACGGTCCGCGCCTGGGGCACATTGGCCCACACCCGGCGGCTGTTCCACGGCGCGGGGCCGCTGGCGTCGAATCGCGCGGACCTCCTGGCCGTCGGCGCCACCGCGCTGGACGAGACCGCGCTGGCCCTGCGGCTGCTCCTCCCCGGTGTGCCGCACCCGCTGTCGGAGACGACCGTGTGGCGGGGTGTGCGAGCGCTGCCCGGGGACCACTTCCTCGAACTGACCCCGGACGGCAGGGCACGCACCGGGCGGCGATGGAGCCCGCCCCGCCCCGAGCTGACCCGGGCCCAGGCCGCCGTCCTGCTGCGCGAGGCTCTCTCCACCGCCGTGCACGCCCGTGTCGGGACCGGCGCGGTCGTCAGCTGCGACCTGTCCGGCGGACTCGACTCCACCCCGGTCGCCTATCTGGCGTGGCAGCGGGCCACCCGGCTCGTCGCTCTCACCCTCACGGGTCTCACCAGTGAGGACGACGACACGGCGGCGGCGGTACGAGCCGCCGGTCACATGCCGGGAGCCGACCACAGGCTGATCGGCGCGGACGGACTGCCCCATGCCCTGGAAGGCCTGTTCGACACCCGTGCCCGCCACGACGAGCCCTTCCAGGGCCTGCAGGGCGCGCGCTTCCTGGAACTGGCGCGCCTCGCCCGGTCGGCCGGCTCCCGGCTGCACCTGACGGGCCACGGCGGTGACGAGGTCCTGACGGCGCCGCCGTCGTACGTGCACACGCTGATCCGGCAACACCCCTTGTCGGCCCTCGACCACCTTTACGGGCAGCGGGGGTTGCGGCGGTGGTCGGTGCGGCAGACCTGGCAGATGGTCAGCGACCGCCGCCCGTACGGGGCGTGGCTGGCGCACAGCGCCCGGCACCTGCGCTCGCCGATGCCCGGCCAGTGGCGCGTTCCCCCGCCCCTTTGGCACCAGACCCTGCGGCTGCCCCCGTGGATCACCGCGCGGGCCGCACAGGCCGTCGCGGACGCGCTGACCGACGCGGCCCGTCATGCCCGGCCGCTGGCCGAGACCCGTACCCAGCACCTGGCGTTGGAGAACATCAGGACGTCCGGACGGATCGCCCGGCTGGTCGACCAGCTGACGGGCGAGGCGGGTGTGCGGACCGCCACGCCCTACCTCGACGACCGTGTGGTGGAGATCTGCCTGGCGACCCGCCCCGAGGAACGTTCCAGTCCCTGGGAGTTCAAACCGCTCCTGCGGGAAGCCCTGGCTGGGACCGTGCCCCGCGGAATGCTCCAGCGTTCCACGAAGAACGACATGGCCGAGGACGTCCACACCGGCCTGCGCGGTCAGCGGCGGAGGCTCGCGGCGCTGTGCGACGACTCGCGGCTGGCCCGGCTGGGACTGATCGACGCGGGGGAACTGCGCCAGGCGTGCCTGGCCCCGCAGCGGCCAGGTCCCCTGCCGGCTGCCCTCATCCTGACGCTGAACTGCGAATCCTGGCTGCGTGGCCGTGTGCCGCCCACGCCTCGCGGCGCCGTGACCGGCGGGATGGACCCGTGA
- a CDS encoding lasso peptide biosynthesis B2 protein, translating into MVRKARGAALARPGDQRPLTPGRHLCAVLAVGAARLLTRRPPHDVRRVLTRLAKGARPATYDEAAAARAAVLRVSVMCAGDGCLQRSVAIALLCRVRGAWPTWRVGVRTMPFRAHAWVEAEGTAVGESTDTTLWRPLITVESHSWTGGVRP; encoded by the coding sequence ATGGTGAGGAAAGCGAGAGGTGCGGCGCTGGCGCGGCCCGGCGACCAGCGGCCCCTGACTCCGGGACGGCATCTGTGCGCGGTGCTGGCCGTCGGCGCGGCCCGCCTGCTGACGCGCCGACCGCCCCACGACGTGCGGCGCGTGCTGACCCGCTTGGCCAAGGGGGCGAGACCGGCGACCTACGACGAGGCCGCGGCGGCGCGGGCCGCGGTTCTCAGGGTGAGCGTCATGTGCGCCGGTGACGGCTGTCTCCAGCGGTCCGTGGCCATCGCCCTGCTGTGCCGAGTGCGGGGCGCGTGGCCGACGTGGCGGGTCGGGGTCCGTACGATGCCGTTCCGTGCGCACGCCTGGGTGGAGGCGGAGGGGACCGCGGTCGGGGAGAGCACCGACACCACCCTGTGGCGGCCACTGATCACTGTCGAAAGCCACTCCTGGACAGGGGGAGTCCGTCCATGA
- a CDS encoding lasso peptide biosynthesis PqqD family chaperone, whose product MTRRARLHPHVTTVATDDGLVLLDERGGRYWQLNATAAAILEHLARGSDPRTTAEHLVSRYGIGREQAESDVDTFLERLRSAGLLDSAPDDGRTTG is encoded by the coding sequence ATGACCCGGAGGGCACGACTGCACCCCCACGTGACGACCGTCGCGACCGATGACGGGCTGGTCCTGCTGGACGAGCGCGGCGGACGGTACTGGCAGCTGAACGCCACCGCCGCGGCGATCCTGGAACACCTCGCGCGGGGATCGGACCCACGCACGACCGCGGAGCACCTGGTGTCCCGTTACGGCATCGGACGCGAACAGGCGGAATCCGACGTCGACACCTTCCTCGAACGGCTCCGCTCCGCCGGTCTCCTGGACTCCGCCCCGGATGACGGCCGGACCACCGGGTAG